TTTCCTGCAAACGGCAGAACATCTTAATTGCAGGGGAGAATTTTGGATTGCCCACAAACACTGGTTTGATTTTGCTTTTCTCCTAGTAACTTTTATGGCAGCAGCTTTCTTGTGTGTATCACACTGTTTATGGGTGAGAAAGACGCATCTAGCAACCATGGTGTTTtgaaattgatttatttttaaagtgaacaTACACAGATGCTGTGTACAGATGTTTCTCTATACCTATACATGAAATTACCTCTGACACAGAAGTTGAGCAGAATAAGCCACATCATGTTAAACTACTGATACTTCAGTGGCAGGTGTTAATTTTCAATCCCAATCTGCATCAATGTTTTAACTTTAAAACCCCTGTGTGCAAAGCTTACTGGAACAATAGATTGGAAACTATATACCATCAACAAGAGTCTGTTCGTGGTCTGGTGGTGAGCGGTTGCAATGAAGCAAGGCATGTTCACAAGTTTACCCTATTTACTTTCAAGGTGCAAATATCACAATCCAATAGGTAACATTTACACATTACTTTCCCTCTCCTTCTTGATATAGGCTTCTGCTAGCATGTTGCAGCTGATACTGTAGATACATAttcctgcaaaagaaaacaatCCGCTATTAATTATCCAGCAACCAAACAGAAAATGTGCCACAAGAAATGAATTTAGGTTACCCTAATTTTTGAAGTAGTTATTAACTGGTGGCAATCTCATTTTTTAAGTTTTGTTTATTAGTTTGACCTGTATTTATATACAATGTGCTGTGCTGATTCAGTTATGTGAAAAGGGTGGTAAAAGTCATTTTTAGAGCATTTAAGTGGACATCTTGCATTTGGTCCGCTAACCGTGACCGTATTTTTGTGAAGGTTGCCCCAGCCAaatttattttggtatttttttcTAATGTAGAAACTCAAACCTTTATCACTGTGAACTATTAATTATCTAACATAGCTTCACCACCTGACACTTGTTTCACCAAAAGCATGGGAAGAGCAGAGCATTTATCAATCCACTTCTCAAATTGCCTGCCATGCTGCAGTGGATCCAGGAGCATCCCTAGCAACCAGGTCCATAgctgtaaatcagggatgtcaaactcaaattcatcaggggccgcatcagcagtttggtcaccctcaaagggccggttgtgtctgtaggactatgtgtccactcttatcataaattattgtcactgcattcaattattactgttttttgtaataatgtaagctcattcccgcccccacgtggatcacattcctgcgttgtggcgcgtgtgtgggaggggatgtaaacgagggaaatttgaacaaaaggtggggattgacggcttccggggggtggggctcaactaaaccttcggcaggaaggagaaagccactgctgggattaaaaacctgcagatggaaagagggcttccctctcccgccctgcgcacacccaaaccccgctaggcaggatgccacacgctgcaacccaccccatgctttggagaggggcaggaacatgcagtgcagcgccaactccctgctttgcttttgcatcctccctcctcagcgccagagtcccttcccctcacgctgagggagggcagcggatttcccgaggaggaaggcggcggcagccccagcggacgtgcatcttcgcctcagagctgctgttccccccacccgcgctgttgtcgtcttcgccgccgcctctccctaccgggactgcaggcagaggaggcttgaaaacctcccccccccaaaaaaatttcccctcccacctactcaaaccgcgaggcgactccatctggagccctacatcacaaggggctgagaggaggcagcggcagagcgggaagagcaggaacccgtgccgtcgtcgtcgcctccctcccggccgccccccggggagcagctccgctggaactgagaagccaaagggcggctcgggggtggggggcagagcaaaagccaggcaccctcccgagtgtctgtgaggagaaaatgggggaagagggaagagaaacccggctccatcaagagagcggctgttgcgcttcgcctacttccccctcaggctcactccgcgtccctttcgcccgcttgctcgcccacctcccggatgcagccgaggagaggaagggaagcggcgggcggaggctccccagtgccgcctcactcgctctcggagacaacagcaaagcccgcccaaaaaaatccagcgctgctccgtcccggcaccaactttgccggcggcgcctgtagggctttcctacctcctcggcgggcttcctcctcctcctcctgcatctcacttccccgtctggccgctgtgccaccgcctccctcagcctcattcgaaattgaaattccctggccaaggccatcAGCGCGGCTCGTCAGCGCCCCGGGctctgcctgcagccccgcccccggttttgaccctcggccaatcgcaggctgcAGAACTACTGTTAGTGGTTAGTGTCGGCGTCGGCTAcgcaggccacatgacgaggtctggcgagccggattaggcccccgggccttgtgtttgacacccgtgctgtaaATGATCTCTTACttaatgggtggggtataattataaattattactACTCATTGGCCTGGGTAGACCACTTTCTCCCATCAAGCAGAAGTGTAGAAGTACCTATGGCTTTTGCCCCTGTGCAGTTAAAATAGCTACACCCCACGTGGATGATCAGTAATGGTGAGACAGTTGCCATGGGGCCAAAATAATCTGTTCTCATGGCACTTCCCATGTCCTGGATGTGTATCCTGCTCCTCAAGCCTTGCTTCCCAGATGGGAAAAATAAGGAGAGTGTACGAACAGCGAAGGACAAGACCCTGGCAAAACGAACAGAATGAAGTGGGTGTATACATAAAGGTACACGTGCGTATTTTGCTGACATAATGGACAAGCCACTGTGCCTTAACCCCTGCCTACCTACCCTATTTCCAAGAAGTTATTTCACTTGTTGGAATACAACCCAGCAAAGCCACCACCTTTACCTGCCTGAAAGCAAATGAAGCCTACCTCAAGTAAAGTGCCTGTACCTGGCTCCCAGTCCTCAATTTGTGTTTCTCTTCATATCCTGCCCAATcatattttcttcctctttcctctgGGCATGTTAAATCAGAagaaaatcccactgaattcagtgggccaTAGTCCTTAACTATGTGCTCaaccttttctctttttgctcacactgccaatttctttttctgctggaTTCTGTGCATTTCCAGGTCTGTAGGTGTCCATTGGGGCTTATTCTCAAAACTCTTTAAGAATTCAGCCTTCTTGCACCCTCATCTTCCTCACTCATTTTCACCTCCACATCATCAAATGCTGATAAAGGGCTTGGGGTAAACCATCACCCACTTCCTAGGCTACTAATAATTGCTAATCTGTAAGTCACCAATGGGTGTACTGTACTTTTTGTAATTACATCTCTATATTCAGCCCACAGCAAGAGCTACAGGTGTGGAAAGGTTACCAGGTCTTGTAATAGTATTTCCAGGTTTAATTAATTATTCccgattaaaaaaacctcacctGGTCAGTGCTGAAACACACTATTCTAAGCTAGACTAGTGTGATGCTGGGCACTCCACGTCAGCTGCAAGCTTGTTATAATTGGGGATGTATGAAGACAATGCAGCTCTCAAACAGTCATGCAGCTGCTCTTTAGTCAACTGTGCTGTGTTTTCTGATTCAATACATTTCTTTGCCAGGAAGAGTAATTGCTTAGGTAAGTTGATccaaagtaagattttatctttgcagcagccttcctcaacaaGGGAAACTTTTGAGGATCAACCAGATTCCAAAAATTGCAATGTCTTGAATTAGATTTTAAAACCACATCACTTTGAAGGTCCACAATCTCTCGCTCTATTTCTTCTACACCAGCCTGACACAGTTCCTCAATGACTGCTGCTATATCTGGGACATCAACAGACTGGAATGGGGTTTCCAAAAATGCCACAAGTGGTTCAATAACAGCTAGTTGTTGAAATCGAGCCTGGAAGTGATCCTCAAGTGTTTCAAGTTGGTCAACAAATGGTTTGCTGTTGAAATCACCATCACCAACAACTTGCTTCATTGAAGGGAAACAGAGTAATGATTTCCTATGGAAGTGTGACTTCCACAACTTAAGTTTACCCTTGAAGGAATTGATTGAAGAGATCATGCCAGAAATATGGCTTTTTTCTCTACAAAACTCAGTGTTCAAACTGTTTAATTTTTGCatcaaatcagaaaggaaagccAAATCAATCAACCAAAGCCTGTCATCAAGTTGCTCAATGTACCGATCTTCAGACTTTAAGAACTCCTTTATTTCTTCAATCAGGTTTAAAAATCTGACCAACACCTTTCCACTCAGCTACCCATCTTCAGTGTACAAGAGGTCGCCGTTATATTCAGCATCCAAATCCTCAAAGAGTACCTTTAAAAGTTTGTGCTGCAAGCAGTCAGACTGAATGGCGTTTATTATTTCTGTAGTAATATCCAtgatatgtttaacctggagtATTTCAGCACACAATGCTTCCTGGTGAATAATGCAGTGATATGAAACAAACTTTGGGAGAGATGCATCTTTCTTGTAGTGGGCAATGAACCTATTGATACAGTCCACCATTGCAAGTGTTCCATTAGTGGTGATGGATGACAATTTGTGAAGAGGcaagtttatttccttggcatattTTCTGAAAGTCTGAAATAAATCTTCACCTCCTGTTCCTTTTAGAGGTAGTATTTTGAGAAGCTCTTCTTTTACAGAAAGATCACCAAATACCATCCTTACAATGACTATTAACTGGGAAGTGTCTATCATGTATGTGGAGTCATCAAGCTGAAGTGAAAACCAAAGACATTTGTGCAAATCAGTCTGTAGTTGATGCTCCAAGTCACTTGAAATGGCCTCAATTCTTCTGGAAAGTGTTTCTCCAGACAGATCCAACATTTTTATTGCTGCAATTATATCATTTTTATTAGACAACCCTTCAAAAAGGTACTCCCCAACAACCAATATCATCTTCTTCATCGTCCCATCTTcaaaagattttcttttcttaGCCATCACATTTGCAACTTTAAAAGATGCAATTATAGCATTCCTGGATTGCACTGCAGGCGATAGTTGTGCTGCTGTGAAACAAGGACTTGCTTCCCACTTTGTATCAGAAATAGAAATCCTGCTTCTTTTAGTGGGTAGCTCACTCATTTTGGCAACTGCAgatagaagggggaaaaaagcttCATTTCAACTTCTAGTCACAAGTTTTGCCAAACACAAATTTTTGCAAAAATCACATTGTGCTTGCCTAGCTTTgggagggggacccaggtggcgctgtggttaaatcactgagcctagggcctgctgatcagaaggtcggcggttcgaatccctgtgacggggtgagctcccgttcctcggtcccagcttctgccaacctagcagttcgaaagcacgtcaaaatgcaagtagataaataggaaccgctacagcgggaaggtaaacggtgtttccatgtgctgctctggtttgccagaagcagctttgtcatgctggccacatgacctggaagctatacgccggctccctcggccaataatgcgagatgagcgcgcaaccccagagtcggtcacgactggacctaatggtcaggggcccctttacctttacctttagctttgggagggaggggaagggcccAAAGACCCTACCAGAACCTCAtgcatccttcccaaagcccagcacctcatcAAATTTTGGGGTTGCTCAGTGCACGGCCTGTGGGTTCCAGATCCAAGTAGGCTACTCTTGCAAcgcacttggtatgaaaagttagaCTGCCCTGGCCTAGAATATCGTGTGAGGACTTGTACTATAGCATGGGAAGGGGATAACTTACAAGTTAGAAGTGTCACTATACTGTCTTCACTGATACCTATTTGGCATTTTCCAAGCTCATGCTAATTTTATGAATTAATTTGAGATGGGGGGGAATTAAGGGGGTTTCTTTCAACCATAAGGGAAGGGTGTACACCAAATTTCATCAACATCAGAGACAGAGGGTAACATGACCTCATTGTAATGACTTGGAATGACCCACACACAAAATGGTGTGTTTTAACTGAAATACAGAGAAGGTACATAACCATAACCAACTCCCACTAGTATGACAGCCAAAGTTAATATATGCCTTTTCTGACACCACATTCACTAGTGAAAGTAATGAATGGGCAACACAAAGGCAAAATTacatgctgcaaaatgtggatcGATATCAAAGTGTTGTGGACTAAATGTGTGGCTAGGTCACGGTGAACATAGCCAATGACCACACTGAGGAGGAAAATCAAAGCGTTTACTCAGCCATGGCAGAAGGCACAGAAAAGGTAAACACTTAAAGAATCTGTGCAACTCTGAAGTGCACAGCAAATACGATGTATAGCAAACATAAGTATTATGTGAAAAACATGTTAACATGATTACTATTGGGGTCATTCCACACCAAATCACCTATTTTAATACTCGTGCTCTCACAACTCAgattaatattaaaaaaattaatttgaggTTATCTCATAGGTATCTACAAATAATTTTTTGTAGGCACCAGGTGATTTGGCGTGGAATGACCCTAAAGAGGGCCTCTCTGACCACTAAAGAAGTGAACTGTATGAAGATAGAATAACACAATGTACTCACACCTATATTCTGAAGTGAAGTGTTTCGTCAAAACTCTGTGCGTTTTGCCTATacctgaaaaataaaaaagaaacaataataCAGTACAATGAACCAGCCATTTTTGTAGGACTACAAATCATTTCGCTTTAAAAATAGCCCACATAGTGCCTCAGTTAGAGAAACTACATAATGCAATCTTGTAAGAGGGAACCTGCATGGTACACATTTAGCACATAAGGTCACATTAATCCCAGGAAGTTTCACTTGCAAAAGTGGTTATGGAGTTCACTCTTAGCAAATGCCCCTTTTCAGGGTCTGTCCCAAACAGTGGAATGTACTTCTGAGCAAACTAGCAAATTACACTGTCACCAACCCATGTGGTTGCAAGGAAGAGTGAAAATGCTAGAAGTCTTTCCCACAGATTCCTTCAATCAGAGAAAGCTTTGTCTGTACTGGTATACAGTGTGGCCAAATAAACATATGGAATATACCAGGGATAACAACCCAGTAATTTTGAAGTTTGAAGAGAGGCTGATTTAACTAAGCACTGGCATGAGATTAGTCTTTAGAGCAAACTACACACTATGCTACTGCGTTGTGGGGGTCCCTCCCTTAGCCACTGCTCAGGTGTTTGCACcaatttacttaaaaaaaaacattcaggcAATTGTTAATTGTGTCATGTCGTTTGGTCCTATGCTCTTTGTTACCCAccagggtgatgacttttttacaacctcatttccctgtatcataattagATAAGCTTACAttgaaagagatttgattaaaaaaaacctcacgcacaaaatgattttaaaaattttgttcatcagttttttgaccattttttgaagtcactgtaagcagatataaaattgaacccaagctttagagcaggggtccccctCTTTTATCTGGCCCGTGATgacccccaccgccaccacccacTCTTACCGGCAcagcggcgcacttccaggtcgaaaaaaaaaatgctgaaaatcgtttctgcgcatgcatatgggcctcttctgacccggaagtgcaccggaaataacGTTTGCATGCTTGTGcaaacgtcatttccggtgcacttccaggtcgggggaggcccatgcgcaccaacaattttcagcgcttttttctgacctggaagtgcgcTGCAGTGCCTGCAAGCGTGTGCGCACGTGCCCCCACCCTCCGCGCGATCAGCACaatgggcaccggcccgaagccgggtaggtttggggacccctgctttagagtcacatatatacattatataggaccatcaaacacacaaggaagtcaATTATTCACGATAATGTCATTGGACAAGATGAATCTCGGTGGGAGGTTGTCCTTGTTGCGGCAGGAGTCGTGCAAGTCTTGCATAACTGATCACACGCTCACAGCACTGGTTGCTTCAAGCAATGTTGATTGGAGATTTATCTGTTTTCCAGTtggttttcaagcatttgagaccTCTTGGGTAGTCATTCAGGACTGCAGATAGTTCATCAAAACGCAAGAAGGGCTAGAGTGGCACGAGAGTTCCAGCGTGCATTGCTGATGTTTGGGATCTGTTGAAACTTCACGAAGGGGATCTCATTCCTGTTGGGTTATGCTTCCTTGTGCTCGTTGATGCTTCATTCTCATCCTCCCAAGGACTGTCTTTGCTGTTGTTGCATGAGTCCGTGTAACTTTCGGAACAATCAGGTGgcgctgagctggtaagtgttgaCTCTGGTGACACAGTGGCTTCCATTGCCTTCTTTCGCTTGGATGGGTGGATGGTCTTTGCACCAACACATTTGTTAGTGGAATAACCAACCTTACCCTTGCTCTCAATTTGCAGTTTGTAGAGGTTCTCATCCTCTTTGCACATCCATTCGCCTTTCACCTTTGTCACGTCAAACAGTTCATTCAAGGAATCaaagttttgtttctttctgcatCGCTCATAGTCCTTCAGAAGGTTTGCTAGTTTTGCACAAATGGCTTGATCAGATACATGCGGGAAGTTCAATGTTTTGCTCCATAGGGCTTTAAGCTCCACAGCAATTAGACCAATCCTCTCTCTCCGTTCTTTGGCCGTGGATTGAAGAAATTTGAAGCGTCCAATGACGTGGTTTTTCAGGGGCATGTGACTCTGTTCACTCAACGGTACTTCATAAATTGCCACGTTGCCTCTTCTTGATGGCGCTTGAAACTGGACTAAATTCTTTGTCCAGATTTCCTTGTTCTTCTCAGTGTTAGAAAAGCTCTTCTTGAACGACATGTTGTCTTCTACTCGGCAACTGAAATAGAAAAGGCCTTAACGTaaatactagctgacccggctgCGGCTGATTTTGTGAAATAGAAGTTCCCCTGTTTAACTTCTGTCTGCCCCTTCTCTGTCCCCACCCCCGTTTTCATTTATCATCTTCTTCGCCCCCCTTTTCAATTACCGGTTTGCGTGTCCCGGCTGCACACAGGTCGTGGAGGGGCCACCGGAAAGTTGTTGCTTCTTGCGGTGGGAGAGGCGAGCTCGCAAATGGCCGACGGAGCTCTGCCAGGGGGAaactttttttagctgcaggaaTAGTATAGAAGCCGCTAGAGggcaatgttttgctacctctcctgtaggttcttttcccagcatgcccggcagggtctgctggctgagttttgaggtcccaaaaagggtctttttaccttgcgcaggtgtgatatttgtataccctatgttgctaagaacactccccattgtggaatgtggcgatgtgtccaaatttgatacgaatcGGTCAAGCTGTTATGGAGCAAGGTTTTCGCCAACAAACATCCAGCTTgaacattttttaataaatagaattgttaatacaattttatgaaatggtaaaacggcatacaaaaaatttaaaaactgtgtgtgacctttttaaatatttcaatggaatacacctcattttagtcattaataggcaaaagctcatccatttgtgctacaggaaataatttttgagaaaagtcatcaccctattacTCACATTGTGAAAATAGGACTGCAGTCAAGCTGAAGTGTTAAGTCTTTATTCAGAGAAGAGCTTTAAATTTTTCAAAAAACTTAAAATGAAGAGAAAGAAACTACACATAAGACTTTCAAGGAGCCATGGGCAGACAAACCTAGAGATGTCCCACATACAACAAGCCTGCTAGGAACAATTCCTAGCATAGGGAAAAGTTGCAAGGGGGGGATTTGTTCTATGCCTTCTCTGACACCACGTTCATTAGCAACCAAAACGAACGGGCAACACTGAAGGCAAGATGACACAAAGGAACCAAAACCAACCAAGCAAGCAAAGATCTGCACCTGCATGCCTATACATTAAAGAGCTGTATACATTTCCCGCACTTcagcatactgtattttaataagcCTGGCTGTTTGTAAGAatactgaaatgaaaaaaaaaatcctccactTTTCTTTCGTCTATGGCTTCTTTCTCACAAAATCTCATTTACCCCTAACCCTTTTCTCTCTAGAAAGAAACAGGAGAAGAGCTGCTGAGAAACAGGAGAAGAGCTGCTGTGCACTGTGTGCGTGTTTGCGCTCACAGCGAACTTGCCACACGTGCGAAATATCCCCGCTTCCTATCGAAAAgtgatgagcccccccccctcgtgCTAGCCTGTCCCGTCAAGCCCAACCAACACCGCCTCCTGGGGCTCGACAGGGCGCGAATCCGAGGCGGCCATGCTATGCCGCCATTACTTGCCTCAGTGCCCCCGCGGCCCCACTAACACCACGcgctaagcagcagcagcagcagcagcagcaaaaagaccCCGCAGCCTCCGCGCGCCCATTCGCGCGAGAGGACGAGCTCCCTCAGGGGCCGGTATGGCCTCCTACATGCCCGCCTTGCTCAGTCCCCCGGCGgcaagggaagagaaaaaaaagagcgCGTAGGGCCTTTACTTTTAACCGCTGggcttatttttttgggggggatgttcATACCTCGGGCCCCCGCGGAAGCTTAAAGCGGCACGCGCGGAGCTTTCGCCAACCCCCGGCCTGAAGCAGCTCCCGCCGGCAGAGGCTGCGGCCTTCGAAGGAAGCGCTTTCTTCCTTAGGGCGCTGCGGTTCGTTTAaaagggctgctgggaactgcacCTCCGCGAGGGGATAAACCGCAGAGCCCGGGATACTTTCGAGGGAGAGACGAAACGGCAGAGTCTGTGGGACTCCGGCTCACTTCAATCCCCTCAGCGAAACCTCCATGCCTGCGTCTCCCCTCACCCGCTTTCTGTTTCCCGCCTTCCTTGCCAACACATAtgagccccctctcccccccaccagcTTTACTCACTTGGTTGGCTCCAGCCCCCGCAGCTCTTCCCGCGCTTTTCGAACACCCCGCTTGGTATTACTCTGCCCCTGCCCTCAGCGGCTCTCGCAACAGCCACCTCCTTAGCGCGCCGAGAGCGGTAAAAGGGACGCCCTTCCCCTTCCGGTCGCTACTTATAGCCTCAGCTTCGGGGCAAACCATTGCTGCTAGAGAGGGGGGtgcgggggaggagagagagaagaccagGGCAGACCGCGCCATTCATTGATTTCTGCAGGAAACCACCGTAGCCCAGACAGGTTTCAATCGTCTGGCATATACCAAACGTGCTCTCAGGTCACTCGCTAGTCGCTCCCCCTCTTGTCGAAACATGAGGAGGACGTGGAATGTACCAACTGtgttttcttccccccctcctccttcttaCCGCTGTTCTCATTCAAACGGCTGCTGGACCCTAGAGATAATAGTGCAGAGTAAAGCGCAACTTGTTCCGCGCTCGCTTCTTATCTTTTGATTTGGGATCTGCattttgcagcaggagaggggcaAAAATGCACGTGGAGATGCCGCGGGGCGGGTTAGATGCTGGGGCCTTCCGCCTGCGGCCTGCAGCAGCTGCTACTCTACCGCTGCGCAACATCTTGTTTGGCGCAGCAGTTAATGATCACATTCTgtcattttctcttttatttgGTGATTAAACCAGATTGCCGGTGTGGGCCACAGAGGATGAAAGGCTTCAGTTTCTGCTGATGTGCatgctttatattattttaatatgctACGTAACGTTGGGTCAGGACAGGAAATAACGCCAAATTGTTTCTCTAGCGCAGTTGCCTTTCTTTGCCATCGATCATCCTaaatcaagaaaacaaaatagTTTAGGTATAGACAAGACAGACAAGTGGTTATATGATATTATAGAACTACTAGTTGCACTGGATCTTGTGCAATCTGCGGTCCTTGAGAATAAGCCCTGTTACACATAAACAGGCTCAGTTTGGCTTTAGGTCTTTAACTTTGCTCCTTTCAGGATGTGTGTGAAAAAGGCCTCTGTGCATGCTGAGAGGTACTCTGCTTTTTAATACTTTTTAATATTATGTGGAGAGCATTTTGCTCAGTGCCCTTCTCTTTCCCCAGCTGAATGCAGAGCTTGCCAACAAAACTCCATAAAGGGGATCCACTGACTGAATTCCTATATTCAGTTGCCCAGTAAATGTTCTAAGCTACTTTTTGGGTTGAGTAATTCACAACAGACCACTTCATTTATTAATGAAATGCTTGTTTTATATTTAGGAAATACAGCCAGACAGATGTCGCTCTTAAGAAAGAAAATAGAGAAAGCACGTTGGTATCTGTGGATGTGAAAAATAAGGCTGTTTGGCTGACTTCGGTTAAACAGAGATCACGTACAAGATACTCCCTTTAAAGTGTCATTAAAATATGAAGCTATGAAACTTTGTCTAAAAATTAAGCTTCaggtttttaatttttacttCTTGGAGAACCACAAACCAAAAAGCAAATTCCCCAGCCAatactttttttcccttccccaaaCGTATTTTATTCCCACTtaatcataaataataataaatcaacaaAAGGCTATCTCCCTTTTGCATTTAGAAATAGCGCTGCTCTTTGCACAATTAGCTCTCCTTTGTTCTCAGTAGACCAGTTGTTTGCAGAAGCAAGCCTCAAGATAATGTAACCAGGCCATCCATTAATACCTTATCATCTCAGGATACTGTGTAACAAGTTGAACTCTAATAAAATCAGAGCACAGGATATGTTTAAATCTCATACATCTCTGAGAAAGTTGATGTCTGACTTACAGAAAGCAGACATCATGCCCTGGAACGTATATTTGTTCTCTCCCTGCAACTTTTGTTCTGCCTTAACTTTTAACATCTaacctaaatgtgtgtgtgtgtgtgtgtgtgtgtgtgtgtgtgtgtgtgtatgtgtgtgtagggaaCTTAAAATGCTTGCTCCCAAATGAGAACAGACACACCTGACACGGCTTCAGTTGGCCTTAGTAAAAGTATTAGTACATTATTAATGTTATTTTAACATGTAAATGATGTTCATTCTGGCTTATGTAGGTTTATGATGTTTACCACAGAATTCTGTGGGGTGTACTCCAAAGTAAGTGTACATAAGATTATAGCCTTAGAATTGCAATCTGAAATT
This region of Zootoca vivipara chromosome 11, rZooViv1.1, whole genome shotgun sequence genomic DNA includes:
- the LOC118077031 gene encoding general transcription factor II-I repeat domain-containing protein 2, with the translated sequence MSELPTKRSRISISDTKWEASPCFTAAQLSPAVQSRNAIIASFKVANVMAKKRKSFEDGTMKKMILVVGEYLFEGLSNKNDIIAAIKMLDLSGETLSRRIEAISSDLEHQLQTDLHKCLWFSLQLDDSTYMIDTSQLIVIVRMVFGDLSVKEELLKILPLKGTGGEDLFQTFRKYAKEINLPLHKLSSITTNGTLAMVDCINRFIAHYKKDASLPKFVSYHCIIHQEALCAEILQVKHIMDITTEIINAIQSDCLQHKLLKVLFEDLDAEYNGDLLYTEDG